The Primulina huaijiensis isolate GDHJ02 chromosome 12, ASM1229523v2, whole genome shotgun sequence genome has a window encoding:
- the LOC140990684 gene encoding uncharacterized protein C24B11.05, which yields MTRNMKFDFLGTEMEDNRKSSVAKYDFALFDMDDTLYPLSLGINLACRKNIEEYMLHHLHIEESEVPSMCLELYKEHGTTMAGLKEIGYEFDNDEFHAYVHGRLPYHLLKPDPLLRNLLLSMPQRKIIFTNADQAHAARVLSRLGLEDCFQGVICFETLNPSAQEGKDAIQIENQDFSLKPRILCKPSLQGTEAAIRIANVDPCKTIFFDDSIRNIASGKAAGLYTVIVGRSTLVPGADYALNSIHNLREAIPEIWEDEGEHLEQVIQPSAVETVVLA from the exons ATGACAagaaatatgaaatttgattttctaGGAACTGAAATGGAAGATAATAGAAAGTCCAGCGTCGCTAAATACGATTTTGCCCTATTTG ATATGGATGACACTTTGTACCCCTTGAGCTTGGGAATCAACTTGGCTTGTAGGAAAAATATAGAAG AATACATGTTGCACCACCTGCATATTGAAGAAAGTGAGGTTCCAAGTATGTGTTTGGAGTTGTACAAAGAGCATGGTACAACAATGGCTGGGCTCAAG GAGATTggatatgaattcgataacgatgagTTTCATGCTTATGTCCACGGAAGATTACCCTATCATCTGCTGAAACCTGATCCACTTCTTAGGAATCTACTTCTTTCCATGCCCCAGAGAAAAATA ATATTCACAAATGCGGACCAAGCACATGCAGCCCGAGTTCTTAGCAGGTTGGGATTGGAAGACTGTTTCCAAGGGGTCATATGTTTTGAAACTCTCAACCCTTCTGCCCAAGAGGGAAAAGATGCAATTCAAATCGAGAATCAAGATTTCAGTTTGAAGCCTCGAATTCTATGCAAACCATCTCTACAAGGAACTGAAGCAGCAATTCGCATTGCAAATGTTGATCCATGCAAAACG ATATTCTTCGATGATAGCATTAGGAACATTGCCAGTGGAAAAGCAGCAGGGCTTTACACAGTAATA GTGGGAAGATCAACATTAGTACCAGGTGCAGATTATGCCTTAAACAGCATACACAATCTAAGAGAAGCAATACCTGAAATATGGGAAGATGAAGGGGAGCATTTGGAGCAAGTAATCCAGCCTTCTGCAGTAGAAACTGTTGTACTAGCATAG
- the LOC140989817 gene encoding synaptotagmin-2-like isoform X2 translates to MVLQSPSGASPLNSCDFSQKSLVLPSISQSHSNRRERRVVIKNVRWVLLQAQACVNGGNAQHHHLGLATRRGANNIVLKRFSDGRDLDYASLSRFDGSSNYYNSTFGQDPIVDKLRSQLGVIHAIPSPTQINSSIFGLFAFFFFVGVGFDKLWTSRKRDTGSKPENRLQVPTTLSMILEKDLQRKESVEWVNMVLGKLWKVYRSGFENWIIGLLQPVIDNLMKPDYVRRVEIKQFSLGDEPLSVRSVERRTSRRDNDLQYLIGLRYTGGARMLLSVSLKFGIIPVVVPVRVKDFDIDGELWVKLRLIPTEPWVGAVSWAFVSLPRIKFELSPFRLFNLMGMLTPFLFLTKLLTVDLPQLFVRPKKIVLDFEKGKAVGPVPSDSTSGEIQERINNFAGELSVTLLDARKLSYIFYGKTDPYVILRLGDQVIRSKRNSLTTVIGPPGEPIWNQDFHMLVTNPRKEKLGIEVKDTLGITDLTVGTAEVDLASLKDTVPADRIVVLRGWGLFGKGSAGEILLRLTYKAYVEDDEDERLEKVFIDTGASDYEFSDSDESYPATSELRKESFMDVLSALMLSEEFQGIMTSETVNTKSSDAGTGSDTPGMNGRAVGSIPQSPGSNTGGSGGKLICRIFILACFDYEYFGPYSYQHGQLKFIQSLI, encoded by the exons ATGGTTCTGCAGTCACCTTCCGGTGCGTCACCCCTTAACTCCTGTGATTTCTCACAGAAAAGCCTCGTCTTGCCATCAATTTCCCAATCACACAGCAATAGGCGAGAGAGAAGAGTTGTAATTAAAAATGTGAGATGGGTTCTCCTTCAAGCTCAAGCCTGCGTCAATGGCGGGAACGCCCAGCACCACCATTTGGGCTTGGCCACCAGAAGAGGCGCCAATAACATCGTCTTAAAGCGATTTTCTGATGGCCGAGATTTAGATTATGCTTCTTTATCCAGGTTTGATGGCAGTAGTAACTACTATAATTCGACTTTTGGACAAGATCCTATTGTAGATAAGTTGAGGAGTCAGCTGGGGGTGATTCACGCTATTCCCTCTCCAACTCAGATAAACAGTTCCATTTTTGGTCTGTTTGCCTTCTTCTTTTTTGTGGGAGTTGGTTTTGATAAGCTGTGGACCTCAAGAAAGAGGGATACTGGCAGCAAGCCGGAGAATCGGCTGCAAGTGCCGACTACCCTGTCGATGATTCTTGAGAAGGATTTGCAGAGGAAAGAGTCGGTAGAGTGGGTGAACATGGTGTTGGGGAAGCTTTGGAAAGTTTATAGGAGTGGTTTTGAGAATTGGATAATTGGTTTGCTGCAGCCAGTCATTGACAATCTTATGAAACCGGATTATGTGCGGAGGGTTGAGATCAAGCAGTTCTCATTGGGAGATGAACCATTGTCTGTTAGGAGCGTGGAGCGCCGGACTTCCCGACGTGATAATGACTTGCA GTATCTGATAGGCCTCCGCTACACTGGTGGTGCACGTATGCTCCTGAGTGTGTCACTTAAGTTCGGCATAATTCCCGTTGTCGTGCCAGTTAGAGTGAAAGACTTTGACATTGATGGTGAACTGTGGGTCAAACTGCGATTGATTCCAACAGAACCATGGGTGGGAGCTGTTTCTTGGGCTTTTGTTTCTCTCCCAAGAATAAAGTTCGAGTTGTCACCATTTCGCTTATTCAATCTAATGGGTATGCTCACACCTTTTTT GTTTTTGACGAAACTGCTCACTGTGGATTTGCCTCAGCTATTTGTGCGTCCAAAAAAGATTGTTCTTGATTTTGAGAAGGGAAAAGCTGTTGGGCCTGTTCCAAGTGATTCAACATCTGGAGAAATTCAAGAGAGAATTAATAACTTTGCTGGAGAATTGTCAGTGACTCTTCTAGATGCACGCAAACTCTCTTATATATTCTATG GCAAAACAGATCCATATGTAATTTTAAGATTGGGAGATCAAGTAATACGAAGTAAGAGAAACAGCCTAACTACTGTCATTGGACCTCCTGGAGAGCCAATTTGGAATCAA GATTTTCATATGTTAGTTACAAACCCTAGGAAAGAAAAACTAGGTATTGAAGTAAAGGACACGCTCGGAATCACGGATTTGACAGTCGGTACTGCAGAG GTTGATCTTGCATCTCTGAAAGATACTGTTCCAGCAGACAGGATAGTGGTACTCCGAGGTTGGGGTCTGTTTGGAAAGGGATCTGCTGGAGAAATTTTACTGCGATTGACATACAAAGCATACGTTGAGGATGATGAAGATGAAAGGCTCGAGAAAGTCTTCATAGATACAGGGGCATCGGACTATGAGTTTTCTGATTCTGATGAATCATATCCCGCGACGTCTGAGCTGCGTAAAGAATCTTTCATGGATGTTCTATCAGCATTAATGTTAAGTGAGGAATTTCAAGGGATAATGACATCTGAAACAGTAAATACCAAGTCTTCAGATGCTGGCACTGGTAGTGACACTCCAGGCATGAATGGGCGTGCTGTTGGATCCATCCCACAAAGTCCTGGAAGTAACACTGGCGGTTCTGGAG GAAAACTAATTTGCAGGATCTTTATTTTGGCTTGCTTTGATTACGAGTATTTCGGTCCTTATAGCTATCAACATGGGCAACTCAAGTTTATTCAATCCTTAATATGA
- the LOC140989817 gene encoding synaptotagmin-2-like isoform X1, with protein MVLQSPSGASPLNSCDFSQKSLVLPSISQSHSNRRERRVVIKNVRWVLLQAQACVNGGNAQHHHLGLATRRGANNIVLKRFSDGRDLDYASLSRFDGSSNYYNSTFGQDPIVDKLRSQLGVIHAIPSPTQINSSIFGLFAFFFFVGVGFDKLWTSRKRDTGSKPENRLQVPTTLSMILEKDLQRKESVEWVNMVLGKLWKVYRSGFENWIIGLLQPVIDNLMKPDYVRRVEIKQFSLGDEPLSVRSVERRTSRRDNDLQYLIGLRYTGGARMLLSVSLKFGIIPVVVPVRVKDFDIDGELWVKLRLIPTEPWVGAVSWAFVSLPRIKFELSPFRLFNLMAIPILSMFLTKLLTVDLPQLFVRPKKIVLDFEKGKAVGPVPSDSTSGEIQERINNFAGELSVTLLDARKLSYIFYGKTDPYVILRLGDQVIRSKRNSLTTVIGPPGEPIWNQDFHMLVTNPRKEKLGIEVKDTLGITDLTVGTAEVDLASLKDTVPADRIVVLRGWGLFGKGSAGEILLRLTYKAYVEDDEDERLEKVFIDTGASDYEFSDSDESYPATSELRKESFMDVLSALMLSEEFQGIMTSETVNTKSSDAGTGSDTPGMNGRAVGSIPQSPGSNTGGSGGKLICRIFILACFDYEYFGPYSYQHGQLKFIQSLI; from the exons ATGGTTCTGCAGTCACCTTCCGGTGCGTCACCCCTTAACTCCTGTGATTTCTCACAGAAAAGCCTCGTCTTGCCATCAATTTCCCAATCACACAGCAATAGGCGAGAGAGAAGAGTTGTAATTAAAAATGTGAGATGGGTTCTCCTTCAAGCTCAAGCCTGCGTCAATGGCGGGAACGCCCAGCACCACCATTTGGGCTTGGCCACCAGAAGAGGCGCCAATAACATCGTCTTAAAGCGATTTTCTGATGGCCGAGATTTAGATTATGCTTCTTTATCCAGGTTTGATGGCAGTAGTAACTACTATAATTCGACTTTTGGACAAGATCCTATTGTAGATAAGTTGAGGAGTCAGCTGGGGGTGATTCACGCTATTCCCTCTCCAACTCAGATAAACAGTTCCATTTTTGGTCTGTTTGCCTTCTTCTTTTTTGTGGGAGTTGGTTTTGATAAGCTGTGGACCTCAAGAAAGAGGGATACTGGCAGCAAGCCGGAGAATCGGCTGCAAGTGCCGACTACCCTGTCGATGATTCTTGAGAAGGATTTGCAGAGGAAAGAGTCGGTAGAGTGGGTGAACATGGTGTTGGGGAAGCTTTGGAAAGTTTATAGGAGTGGTTTTGAGAATTGGATAATTGGTTTGCTGCAGCCAGTCATTGACAATCTTATGAAACCGGATTATGTGCGGAGGGTTGAGATCAAGCAGTTCTCATTGGGAGATGAACCATTGTCTGTTAGGAGCGTGGAGCGCCGGACTTCCCGACGTGATAATGACTTGCA GTATCTGATAGGCCTCCGCTACACTGGTGGTGCACGTATGCTCCTGAGTGTGTCACTTAAGTTCGGCATAATTCCCGTTGTCGTGCCAGTTAGAGTGAAAGACTTTGACATTGATGGTGAACTGTGGGTCAAACTGCGATTGATTCCAACAGAACCATGGGTGGGAGCTGTTTCTTGGGCTTTTGTTTCTCTCCCAAGAATAAAGTTCGAGTTGTCACCATTTCGCTTATTCAATCTAATGG CAATTCCTATCCTCTCAAT GTTTTTGACGAAACTGCTCACTGTGGATTTGCCTCAGCTATTTGTGCGTCCAAAAAAGATTGTTCTTGATTTTGAGAAGGGAAAAGCTGTTGGGCCTGTTCCAAGTGATTCAACATCTGGAGAAATTCAAGAGAGAATTAATAACTTTGCTGGAGAATTGTCAGTGACTCTTCTAGATGCACGCAAACTCTCTTATATATTCTATG GCAAAACAGATCCATATGTAATTTTAAGATTGGGAGATCAAGTAATACGAAGTAAGAGAAACAGCCTAACTACTGTCATTGGACCTCCTGGAGAGCCAATTTGGAATCAA GATTTTCATATGTTAGTTACAAACCCTAGGAAAGAAAAACTAGGTATTGAAGTAAAGGACACGCTCGGAATCACGGATTTGACAGTCGGTACTGCAGAG GTTGATCTTGCATCTCTGAAAGATACTGTTCCAGCAGACAGGATAGTGGTACTCCGAGGTTGGGGTCTGTTTGGAAAGGGATCTGCTGGAGAAATTTTACTGCGATTGACATACAAAGCATACGTTGAGGATGATGAAGATGAAAGGCTCGAGAAAGTCTTCATAGATACAGGGGCATCGGACTATGAGTTTTCTGATTCTGATGAATCATATCCCGCGACGTCTGAGCTGCGTAAAGAATCTTTCATGGATGTTCTATCAGCATTAATGTTAAGTGAGGAATTTCAAGGGATAATGACATCTGAAACAGTAAATACCAAGTCTTCAGATGCTGGCACTGGTAGTGACACTCCAGGCATGAATGGGCGTGCTGTTGGATCCATCCCACAAAGTCCTGGAAGTAACACTGGCGGTTCTGGAG GAAAACTAATTTGCAGGATCTTTATTTTGGCTTGCTTTGATTACGAGTATTTCGGTCCTTATAGCTATCAACATGGGCAACTCAAGTTTATTCAATCCTTAATATGA
- the LOC140989817 gene encoding synaptotagmin-2-like isoform X3: protein MVLQSPSGASPLNSCDFSQKSLVLPSISQSHSNRRERRVVIKNVRWVLLQAQACVNGGNAQHHHLGLATRRGANNIVLKRFSDGRDLDYASLSRFDGSSNYYNSTFGQDPIVDKLRSQLGVIHAIPSPTQINSSIFGLFAFFFFVGVGFDKLWTSRKRDTGSKPENRLQVPTTLSMILEKDLQRKESVEWVNMVLGKLWKVYRSGFENWIIGLLQPVIDNLMKPDYVRRVEIKQFSLGDEPLSVRSVERRTSRRDNDLQYLIGLRYTGGARMLLSVSLKFGIIPVVVPVRVKDFDIDGELWVKLRLIPTEPWVGAVSWAFVSLPRIKFELSPFRLFNLMAIPILSMFLTKLLTVDLPQLFVRPKKIVLDFEKGKAVGPVPSDSTSGEIQERINNFAGELSVTLLDARKLSYIFYGKTDPYVILRLGDQVIRSKRNSLTTVIGPPGEPIWNQDFHMLVTNPRKEKLGIEVKDTLGITDLTVGTAEVDLASLKDTVPADRIVVLRGWGLFGKGSAGEILLRLTYKAYVEDDEDERLEKVFIDTGASDYEFSDSDESYPATSELRKESFMDVLSALMLSEEFQGIMTSETVNTKSSDAGTGSDTPGMNGRAVGSIPQSPGSNTGGSGGSLFWLALITSISVLIAINMGNSSLFNP from the exons ATGGTTCTGCAGTCACCTTCCGGTGCGTCACCCCTTAACTCCTGTGATTTCTCACAGAAAAGCCTCGTCTTGCCATCAATTTCCCAATCACACAGCAATAGGCGAGAGAGAAGAGTTGTAATTAAAAATGTGAGATGGGTTCTCCTTCAAGCTCAAGCCTGCGTCAATGGCGGGAACGCCCAGCACCACCATTTGGGCTTGGCCACCAGAAGAGGCGCCAATAACATCGTCTTAAAGCGATTTTCTGATGGCCGAGATTTAGATTATGCTTCTTTATCCAGGTTTGATGGCAGTAGTAACTACTATAATTCGACTTTTGGACAAGATCCTATTGTAGATAAGTTGAGGAGTCAGCTGGGGGTGATTCACGCTATTCCCTCTCCAACTCAGATAAACAGTTCCATTTTTGGTCTGTTTGCCTTCTTCTTTTTTGTGGGAGTTGGTTTTGATAAGCTGTGGACCTCAAGAAAGAGGGATACTGGCAGCAAGCCGGAGAATCGGCTGCAAGTGCCGACTACCCTGTCGATGATTCTTGAGAAGGATTTGCAGAGGAAAGAGTCGGTAGAGTGGGTGAACATGGTGTTGGGGAAGCTTTGGAAAGTTTATAGGAGTGGTTTTGAGAATTGGATAATTGGTTTGCTGCAGCCAGTCATTGACAATCTTATGAAACCGGATTATGTGCGGAGGGTTGAGATCAAGCAGTTCTCATTGGGAGATGAACCATTGTCTGTTAGGAGCGTGGAGCGCCGGACTTCCCGACGTGATAATGACTTGCA GTATCTGATAGGCCTCCGCTACACTGGTGGTGCACGTATGCTCCTGAGTGTGTCACTTAAGTTCGGCATAATTCCCGTTGTCGTGCCAGTTAGAGTGAAAGACTTTGACATTGATGGTGAACTGTGGGTCAAACTGCGATTGATTCCAACAGAACCATGGGTGGGAGCTGTTTCTTGGGCTTTTGTTTCTCTCCCAAGAATAAAGTTCGAGTTGTCACCATTTCGCTTATTCAATCTAATGG CAATTCCTATCCTCTCAAT GTTTTTGACGAAACTGCTCACTGTGGATTTGCCTCAGCTATTTGTGCGTCCAAAAAAGATTGTTCTTGATTTTGAGAAGGGAAAAGCTGTTGGGCCTGTTCCAAGTGATTCAACATCTGGAGAAATTCAAGAGAGAATTAATAACTTTGCTGGAGAATTGTCAGTGACTCTTCTAGATGCACGCAAACTCTCTTATATATTCTATG GCAAAACAGATCCATATGTAATTTTAAGATTGGGAGATCAAGTAATACGAAGTAAGAGAAACAGCCTAACTACTGTCATTGGACCTCCTGGAGAGCCAATTTGGAATCAA GATTTTCATATGTTAGTTACAAACCCTAGGAAAGAAAAACTAGGTATTGAAGTAAAGGACACGCTCGGAATCACGGATTTGACAGTCGGTACTGCAGAG GTTGATCTTGCATCTCTGAAAGATACTGTTCCAGCAGACAGGATAGTGGTACTCCGAGGTTGGGGTCTGTTTGGAAAGGGATCTGCTGGAGAAATTTTACTGCGATTGACATACAAAGCATACGTTGAGGATGATGAAGATGAAAGGCTCGAGAAAGTCTTCATAGATACAGGGGCATCGGACTATGAGTTTTCTGATTCTGATGAATCATATCCCGCGACGTCTGAGCTGCGTAAAGAATCTTTCATGGATGTTCTATCAGCATTAATGTTAAGTGAGGAATTTCAAGGGATAATGACATCTGAAACAGTAAATACCAAGTCTTCAGATGCTGGCACTGGTAGTGACACTCCAGGCATGAATGGGCGTGCTGTTGGATCCATCCCACAAAGTCCTGGAAGTAACACTGGCGGTTCTGGAG GATCTTTATTTTGGCTTGCTTTGATTACGAGTATTTCGGTCCTTATAGCTATCAACATGGGCAACTCAAGTTTATTCAATCCTTAA
- the LOC140989746 gene encoding glutamate-1-semialdehyde 2,1-aminomutase, chloroplastic-like, which produces MAAAIVGVGLSCPSKLSQTSIHRRHKRSSSIIRVNALSSSSAVEESKKTYTLKKSEEAFNAAKELMPGGVNSPVRAFKSVGGQPIVIDSVKGSRMWDIDGNEYIDYVGSWGPAIIGHADDEVLAALAETMKKGTSFGAPCLLENVLAEMVISAVPSIEMVRFVNSGTEACMGVLRLARAFTGREKIIKFEGCYHGHADPFLVKAGSGVATLGLPDSPGVPKAATFGTLTSPYNSISTVENLFESNKGEIAAVILEPVVGNAGFIPPTLDFLNTLRKITKDNGTLLIFDEVMTGFRISYGGAQEYFGITPDLTTLGKIIGGGLPVGAYGGRREIMEMVAPAGPMYQAGTLSGNPLAMTAGIHTLKRLKEPGTYEYLNKITGELIQGILNAGKKAGHAICGGYINGMFGFFFTEGLVFNFDDAKKSDTAKFAKFYRGMLEQGVYLAPSQFEAGFTSLAHTPEDIQQTIDAAEEVFRTL; this is translated from the exons ATGGCGGCTGCAATCGTAGGTGTAGGTCTATCATGTCCTTCAAAATTGAGTCAAACCTCTATTCACCGCCGCCATAAGCGGTCTTCTTCGATCATCCGGGTCAATGCGCTCTCCTCATCTTCCGCCGTCGAAGAAAGCAAGAAAACTTACACTCTCAAGAAATCGGAGGAGGCTTTCAACGCCGCCAAG GAGTTGATGCCTGGAGGTGTGAATTCCCCTGTACGTGCTTTCAAATCAGTTGGCGGTCAGCCTATTGTGATTGACTCTGTTAAGGGGTCTCGCATGTGGGATATAGATGGCAATGAGTACATTGACTATGTTGGATCGTGGGGGCCAGCCATCATTGGGCATGCCGACGATGag GTACTGGCTGCCTTGGCTGAAACAATGAAAAAAGGAACCAGCTTTGGTGCTCCATGTCTCCTAGAAAATGTCCTGGCGGAAATGGTTATCTCTGCTGTTCCAAGCATAGAAATGGTTCGGTTTGTCAACTCCGGCACAGAAGCATGTATGGGTGTACTGCGATTGGCACGTGCATTTACAGGCCGAGAAAAGATAATCAAGTTTGAGGGTTGCTACCATGGCCATGCTGACCCATTCCTCGTTAAGGCAGGAAGTGGGGTTGCTACCTTAGGACTCCCTGATTCCCCCGGTGTTCCCAAGGCAGCTACTTTTGGGACATTAACATCTCCTTACAATAGCATTTCCACGGTTGAAAATCTTTTTGAATCAAACAAAGGAGAAATAGCAGCTGTTATCCTTGAACCGGTTGTAGGAAATGCCGGCTTTATCCCACCAACACTTGATTTTCTCAACACTTTGCGCAAGATCACCAAAGATAATGGGACTCTTCTCATTTTCGATGAAGTTATGACCGGGTTCCGTATATCCTATGGTGGCGCTCAGGAATATTTTGGCATAACTCCCGATTTGACCACACTGGGAAAGATTATAGGTGGTGGCCTGCCAGTTGGTGCCTATGGAGGGAGGCGAGAGATCATGGAGATGGTTGCCCCAGCGGGGCCAATGTATCAGGCTGGAACACTAAGTGGGAACCCATTAGCAATGACTGCTGGAATCCACACACTTAAACGCCTCAAAGAACCAGGCACGTATGAGTATTTGAACAAGATCACGGGTGAACTGATTCAAGGTATCCTGAATGCCGGAAAGAAGGCCGGTCATGCAATCTGTGGTGGGTATATAAATGGGATGTTTGGTTTCTTTTTCACAGAAGGCCTGGTTTTTAACTTCGATGATGCAAAGAAGAGTGATACTGCAAAATTCGCAAAGTTTTACAGAGGAATGCTGGAGCAAGGTGTCTACTTGGCGCCTTCTCAGTTTGAGGCCGGTTTTACCAGCTTGGCTCATACTCCTGAAGATATTCAGCAAACTATAGACGCGGCGGAGGAGGTTTTCCGGACTTTGTAA